A stretch of DNA from Shewanella sediminis HAW-EB3:
GAGATCGATGGCGTGAATGTAAAAGATGCGGCCGATAGCGCCAGCATAGCGCTCCTCAACAGAGGCCTGTTTCCCGACAGCGCCGGCCAGCATACCCACTTCACATTTAAACACTTAGATGGCCAGACCTTCAGTGATATGACCCTGACGGCGCAGACTATTGTCTCTACCCCGGTTCAGAACACTACAACAATAGTAACGACCACGGGAAGAGTGGGTTACCTGCAATTTAACTCACATATCGCTACCGCGGAGCGTGGCCTGTTCGATGCAGTCAATACCCTTAGCGACGCAGGGGTTGATGACTTAGTGCTCGATCTCAGATATAACGGTGGAGGCCTGCTAGCGATGGCTGGTCAACTTGGCTATATGATCGCCGGCAATCAGGCAACCCAAGGTAAAATATTTGAACGCAGCACCTTCAATGACAAACACCCCAATACCGATCCCGTCACGGGCCAGGCTTTAACACCTATGCCCTTCTTTAGTGAGAGCCTTGGCTTTAATGCCTCCTTACTCGGAGCCGGTCAGTCTCTGCCAAGCCTGAACCTGTCTCGTCTGTTTGTTCTCACGACAGCCAATACCTGCTCAGCCAGCGAGGCGCTGATGAACGGCTTGCGCGGCATCGATATTGAAGTTATCCAGATAGGGGATACCACTTGCGGCAAGCCTTATGGCTTCTACCCGACACCAAACTGTGGCACCACATTCTTTACCGTACAGTTTAAAGGCGAGAACGATAAAGGCTTCGGCGACTATTCCGATGGTTTCGTCCCAAGCGTCAATCCGACTCTGGAAAGTGAAATCCCCGGATGTAGCCTGAGCGATGACTTCAACCATGCCTTAGGCGATACCGATGAGCGATTGCTTAATGCCGCTCTTTACTATCGCGCTAACGACCGATGCCCAACGCTTCTGGGCAAGGCGGCTAAAGCAAAACCAAGAGCTCAGTTCATCGATACCGGTTTCATTTTGGAAGATACCCGAAGCCAGAATGTGCTGCACAATAACCGTATTTTAACTCAAAGCTCGCAGTAACCGAGCCAATAGTAGAGGTTGAGATGAAAATTCACCACTTACCAGGAATGCTACTCTTGCTCGCCGGCTGCTCGCTACAAGCTCAGGACCTGCGGGTTAGTGAGGCTAGCCCAGCGCTGCTGAGCAATAGTTCGACCGAGAGTATCGCGGAACTCCAGAAAGCGATAGCCAGCCTATTGAAGGTTGAAGAGGTACTGATTGCAGACGACGCATTTACGCAAAGCAGCCGCTTATCACTCAGTCGTGCCCCTCATACCGATCCCAATGGTCAGCTGATCATGGGACGAAACTTTGAGATGCCCGATATGGTTCAGCTTTTAATTCAGGGCAAGCAGTGCTTTGTCTATCACGAAGATAGTGACCAAAATCGTCCCTTACCGCTATCGAAATGCATAGCTGAGTAGTTAATCAATAATAGTTAATCGATCATACAGGCCGTAACCTATTACGGCCTGTTTTTGCCTCTTCCAAGACTCATAGCACCTAATCATTTCACCGCTTATTTTCGGTAAAAAGCCCCTTTCTCCTAAAAAATATTCTTAAAGATATTCGCGACTTGAATTGAAAACAATGTAACAAAACGCTTCAAACCTGCGCCTCTGCTAGACTTAAGGTAACTATCGGCCGCTTAAATAAGGGGAACGGTAATGGATTACAGAGCTAACATCATAAGGGTCGCGCTACTAAGCCTATCCTTATCTGCAGCAGGTTTATCAGGATCAGATGCCAATGCTGCTAACCCAACGACGAACACCAATACCATTTCTGATGCTACTTCTAATCCCGGCGCTCAGCACCGAGCCTTCCCTGACGTCAACCTCCCCGAACCCGCCAATGGCGAACACGCCATCGGGCTTTTAGGCGATAAGCTGCCGGATGTCGCGGCGGCATATGAAATGACAACTTCAGAGTTTGCCAAACTGATCAGAACCGATAAGACGGTATGGTTAGATCGCAGAGCTCATATCTTCTATGTAGAAGTTGAAGCACCAACAGAGCTCGCCGAATCCGATCCTGGCGGCGAAATCCAAACTGCACTCAATGAAGTAGAGACCTTTAGTCTCAATAGCCGCCCCGGGGCACCGCGAACCATATTTCTCGATTTCGACGGTCACACAACCACAGGTACCGCCTGGAATAGCTCCAATAATGTCACCACGATAAACTCCCCCGCCTATAACACAGACGGTACCTCGGCCTCCTTCACTCAACTCGAACTCGATAGAATTTATCTGATGTGGCAACAGGTAGCCGAAGACTTTGCCCCATTTAATGTAAATGTGACAACCCAGGAACCCTCACCAGACAAGATAACGAGAACCACCTCTTCCGATCAGACATTCGGAACTCGGGTTATTATCACGCAAGATAACTTCGCCAATTGCGGCTGCGGCGGTTTCGCCTATTTAAGAATATTCGATGATTACGGCAGTAATGGCGATTATTACAAACCCGCCTTCGTATTTAACTCTAGCGTTGTCGGCGCAGGGGAAGCGATCACTCATGAGGCCGGCCATAATCTTGGGCTTAGCCACGACGGACAGAGTGATGGCACCAGCTACTACCAGGGACATGGATCCGGCGCCACTGGCTGGGCCCCAATCATGGGAGTCGGCTATTACCGCGAACTCGTCCAATGGAGCAAGGGGGAATACCCCCAGGCGAACCAGCAACAAGATGATATTCAGGTGATACAGAATTACGGCGCGCCTTTGATGCTCGATGATCACGGCGATAGTATCGCTAATGCCTCGGCGTTAAGCGAAACTCCCAATGGCGACACGACCACACTCGATGGCAACGGCCTGATACGCCGCCGTGATGATATGGACATGTTTAGCTTCACTGCCGGCGCGGGAAGTTTCACTCTGAATATCTCGCCATCCGCTGTAAGCCCGAACCTGGATATTCTGGCTCAGCTCTATAACAGTTCAGGCACTCTGATAGCCAGCAATAACCCCAGCTCTTCACTCCCCGCGGCGATCAGCGGCAGCTTTGCCAGCGGCGGAGAATACTACCTCAAGGTGGATGGCACTGGTAAAGGCGAGCTCTCTACCGGTTACAGTGATTACGGCAGCTTAGGCTGGTATACCATCAATGGTAGCGTGCAAAATGACGGCAATTTACAATCCCCGACCGCCGCCGTCTCAGTTGGTTATGTTCCGGGATATGCACCTATCACCGCGTTCTTCAATGGTTCAGCCTCCACCGATGATATCGGGATCACCGACTATAGCTGGAATTTCGGCGACGGTGGAGTGGGTAGTGGAGTGAGTCCGTCTCATGAATATCTTGCCCCGGGCGTATATAATGTCACTCTGACCGTTACCGATACCGACAACCTCACGGACTCAGACACGCTGGCCATCTCTGTGGTTAACCGCTCGCCGATTGCGATCGCCAACGCCGACAGCTACTCAGGCACCGCCCCCCATAGCGTTCAATTCTATAGTACGGGCTCAAAAGATCAGGATGATTTGGGCACCATTACCTATGCCTGGCTATTCGGCGACGGCAACGGTTCAACTTCCGCCAATCCGAGTCATCTCTATGCGGCTCAAGGTACATATACTCCGAGTCTGACCGTCACCGATAACTTAGGCGTTCAGGATAGCGTCACACTGTCGGATATCAGTATCTCACCACCGGCTTATCTGGACCAATATGCACAAGGCGAGATATTAGGTTCGGGTACGGTAGGAGGGAATTACACAGACACCTTCGATAACAGCTCGGCTCAGACAATTAGGGAGCGGGAGTCCGGCGGCAGAAAAAGCAGTCGCTATAGCTATTTGCTACATACCTGGTTATTTAATGTCTCATCGGGTAACACAGTGACCATACATCTGAACGCCTGGATGACAGGCTCTTCAGACAGCGATCAGATGCGCTTCTCCTACTCAGTGAATGGCGCAGACTATGTCGAATTCACAAGAGTACAGAACACTGACAATGTGGGACTTAAGTCTTTCTTTATGCCTCAGGGCAGCAGCGGGGATGTACGCATTCGTGTCGAGGACACAAATCACACCCCGGGACGCCGAGGCTTAGATACCGTCTATATCCAGCAACTCTATATCAGTAGCGAGACCCTGCTCGACGGTGATGTGCCAGCAACGCCGTCCATGCAGACTGCGACGCCAATATCATCGAGCCAGATAGATATCGCCTGGACTGAAACATCGGAGAATGAATCTGGCTTCAATATCGAGCGCTCAACCGACCAAAGCAGCTGGAGCTCAGCAGGCTCGGTAGGGGCTAATGTCACCACTTTCAGCGATAGCGGATTATTGGCAGGCACGACCTATTACTACCGCATCAGTGCCTTTAACGGTTATGGCAGCTCGCTTGAGTCCAATACCGTTTCGGCCACCACCGATGCTGCAAGCCCCATCAGCCTCACCGCCACTGGCAGGAAGGTTAAGGGAATTAAACATATCGACCTGCAGTGGTATCAATACCCAGATGTCGATATCTACTTCGATAATGCTGACGCCGTTACTTTTAGCGCAGAAAGTAGTGAACCCTATGGTTACGATCTCAACACCGGCCTGAAAGGCGGTGGCAATCATTCTATTCAGGTGTGTAACGCCGGCGGCGGAGACTGCTCGGAGGTGGTGACTGTGATCTTTTAAAATCACGGTTCTCTTGGAACCTGCAACAGATGGTTACACCACGCACGCTTGTCATAATAAAAAACCGCAGCGAAGGCTGCGGTTTTTATTTTTCTTTAATTAAGCTCAGTAGCTTCGAGTACGGTTTAACACACTGTCGAGGCGACACATCACTTAAAAGTTAACCGTCTGCTCACCAGTACAGGTCGATGTACCTTCATCACAGGCTTTATAGGTGTATGAACCGCCGCCCTTAGATGTGATTGAGTCAGTATAAGTCGAACTTGCCGATGTAGTAGTAATCATGCTGCCATTACGATACACATCGACATTGCTGCCCGCCGCACCGCTAAAGCTCAAGTCGACTTTCTTCACGCCTTTGCTCTTATAACCGCTCGCAGAAAGAGTGAAGTCACCACCTGGTTCTGTGCCACCGCCGTTACCGGCACAACCATTAGCCGTCAGGTAAGCATCGGCTGCAGCCGCCTTGACGATACCGTAACCGAAGTAATCATCTTTACCCGCAGCGCCGCTGTCCATGGCTGTCGCTTTAAGTGCTTCACGAATTTCTGTACCCGTACACTCGTTATGATTTGACCAAACCAGCGCCGCAAGACCAGAAACCGCAGGTGTCGCCATCGAGGTTCCACTCATGAAACCAAAGTCAGAGGTACCGATATCGATATTCGCACTGCCGGCAGCTAACAACGCCGCTCGATCTTCGAAGGCAGCGCCAACAGCCGGGATACTTGTAGTATTGGTGTCACCTAAAGTGGCATAGAGCATACCCGCTTCATTGTTGATGATGATCGCACCAACGCCGCCGGAACCTTCACAGTTAGCCACTTTATCGTGGAAAGAGATCACGCCGCGATCGATCACACAGATATTACCGTTAGCACCACCGTCGGTCGCCTCGGCGGTACCCATGTAGTAAGTACTACCGTTAACAGCACCAGAGTTTTCCATCGCGGAGCTCGCGTAAGCCACACCATCGGCAGTCATGTTTGCCGATGTAGCCATACCCGCAGGGTACGTCGATAGGGTATCGACACCACCTGCCGTCACTTCGACACAGATAGTCTCATCATCTTTCGCACGCTTGCCGCGACCAGACAGACAAGTTGGGAACTGAGAGAAATCGGCGATATTATTATCGGCATCGTTCGCACCAATCATCATCACAGAGGGGTAACCCGCAGGATATGAACGTACGTTATTACCGTCGTTACCGGCAGCGGCCACGACCAAGCCACCCGCATCGGTAAATGCCTGAAAGGCATTGGATTCGGTAGAGTTTGAACCACCACCACCAAGACTCATGCTGATGATGTTAGCACCCGCGGCACTACATAGATCGGCAGCTTTAGCTAAATCTGATGAGTAGCCCCAGCCATCTTCATTAAATACCTTGATGATATGCAGATCGGCGCCCGGCGCCATACCTACAACTCCAAAACCATTATCTGCCGCAGCTACGGTACCCGCAACGTGTGTACCATGTGGGCCACCATGGTCATTCCAGTTCCCCGTACCCGAGTCATTGTCACCGCTAATGTTATTCCACTCGAAATCACCATTACTGCTATCCAGACCCGAATCGATAATACAAACCTTCATACCGGCATTGGCATTAAAGGTAAGCTGATCGGCCTGAGACTGATAAACCGCATAAGGCGTTACCTGCTCAGTCATAGGGTTACCCGCATCATCACTGAAGGCAGACATCAGGTGACGACGTTGGTCGGCTTCGACCAGTTTAATGTGTGGGTTATTCAGTAACCCTTTAACCTGTAAAAGGTCTTTACCGGCAAACGTTGCCGAAATAAAACCATTTCCATCTACATGTATTTGAGCACCAAGCTTGTTAGCTAACGCCTTAACGATGCCTTTATTGTTATTGTCCACTTGAATAATATAACGATCGTCATCTGCTTTTGCGGTTGTCGATACACTCACTGTCAGGGCAATGATTGCACCCGCAATTTTAGATAATTTCATAAAGTCTCTCCGATTTATTTTTTAGTATAGAGTTACTATGGCTACTGAATAATGCCGCAACACTTTTCACTGTTGAGCGTGCTTTTTTCGACATTATCGTTGGCTTAACGCTTTAGAAACTAACAGACATCACAAAACATAACAATAGAACAACAAAGATTTAACAAATGTAAGTATAATCTAATACTTTGTGTCACATTTAAAATCTACCAATCGCAAACACCTATTTTTCCCCGATAACAGGCTTCCTGTGTTACTTTCTAGCATTACCAACTCCAGTCAGTGATCGGGTAGTGCATCCCTATGTTTAGTCAGGAAAGTTTTTCGTTTTTATCTCTGCTCGCCAGTAACAATGAGCGCGAATGGTTCAAATCCCATCAGGCTCGATATGAAGATGAGGTGCGCACGCCGGCACTCAAATTCATCGAAGCCATGCAGCCGCATATAGTCTCCCTCTCGCCCAGACTGACGGCGGTGCCTAAGAAGGTGGGTGGCAGCTTGATGCGGCCACAGCGTGATGCCAGGTTCAGTAAAGATAAGACCCCCTACAAAACCAATGTCGGCATTCAGTTCAGGCATTTTCAGGGCAAAGATGTCCACGCCCCGGGTTTATATCTGCATATCGCCAACGAAGGTTGCTTTCTCGGTGCCGGAATTTGGCACCCCGATTCGAAGGCGCTAAACAAGATCCGCACCTGTCTCGATGAGAACCCCAATGCCTATAAGAAAGCGCTGGCGCAATTGAGAGCCGGAGGGTTTGAGATGGAGGGAGATAGCTTAGTGCGCCCACCGCGTGGCTATGATAAAGCCCACCCCATGCTCGAGGAGCTTAAACGAAAAGACTTTATCGCTATCAAGAATATCGACGCCAAGCAGATATACGACAAAGATTTTGTGAATTGGTGTGCCAATGAATTCAAGCAGACTCAGAAGCTGATGGGTTATTTGTGCTTCGCGTTGGATCTGGATTACTGATACGTACTCGCTAAGCTTGTGAACAGGTCAAGTTTGTGAGCAGTCTAAGGAATAACTATGATAGAACTCTACACTGCAGCAACACCCAACGGACATAAGATCTCTATCGCCTTAGAGGAGATGGGACTGGATTATCAGGTTATCCATATCGATCTGATGGCTGGGGAGCAGAAAAGGCCCGAGTTTATAGCCATCAACCCTAATGGCCGTATTCCTGCCATCATAGACAGGGGTAACGATGATTTTACCGTCTTCGAATCCGGTGCAATCTTGCTTTATCTCGCCGAAAAGACGGGGAAATTCCTGCCTGCTAACCCTAAGGAACGTTCGCAAGCGACTCAATGGCTGATGTTCCAGATGGGCGGCGTCGGCCCCATGATGGGACAAGCCAATGTCTTTTATCGCTACTTCCAGGAAAAAATTCCCGCGGCTATCGTTCGCTACCAACATGAGAGCCGTCGCCTGTTCGAGGTGATGAATAACCAGCTTGCCGACAACCGCTACATAGCGGGCGATCAATACACCATCGCCGACATGGCCACCTGGCCTTGGGTGAGAACCTATGAGTGGAGCGGTGTCGATATCACAGGACTAACCCACCTTCAGCGTTGGATTGAGGAGTTAGCACTAAGGCCCGCTTCTCAGAAAGGAATCGTCACCCCACCTTCATCGGAACTGAGCGAGGAGGAGCTAGCCAAGGAGATTAGGAAGATGGTGACGGAGTAGGCTTAGAGCGACGAGGTGCGAGGCAGTTTGACCGCTAAACCCCGTTTATCATGCGCTAAAAATTAAA
This window harbors:
- a CDS encoding S41 family peptidase, encoding MKLLSGKTLTLLLTSTLFSLTGCGGSSDSGGDSGSSGGGSSGTPQWVAGVFAPDSELAGQCAADQTGSELTEKLWLRSWSNDTYLWYDEIADIDPAPFGVIPYFNQLKTQELSATGNTKDKFHSSMPTSEWEQLNQSGAAVGYGAHFFIQQANGTQDRKITVTYVEPNSPASIEHVSRGYVVTEIDGVNVKDAADSASIALLNRGLFPDSAGQHTHFTFKHLDGQTFSDMTLTAQTIVSTPVQNTTTIVTTTGRVGYLQFNSHIATAERGLFDAVNTLSDAGVDDLVLDLRYNGGGLLAMAGQLGYMIAGNQATQGKIFERSTFNDKHPNTDPVTGQALTPMPFFSESLGFNASLLGAGQSLPSLNLSRLFVLTTANTCSASEALMNGLRGIDIEVIQIGDTTCGKPYGFYPTPNCGTTFFTVQFKGENDKGFGDYSDGFVPSVNPTLESEIPGCSLSDDFNHALGDTDERLLNAALYYRANDRCPTLLGKAAKAKPRAQFIDTGFILEDTRSQNVLHNNRILTQSSQ
- a CDS encoding PKD domain-containing protein, encoding MDYRANIIRVALLSLSLSAAGLSGSDANAANPTTNTNTISDATSNPGAQHRAFPDVNLPEPANGEHAIGLLGDKLPDVAAAYEMTTSEFAKLIRTDKTVWLDRRAHIFYVEVEAPTELAESDPGGEIQTALNEVETFSLNSRPGAPRTIFLDFDGHTTTGTAWNSSNNVTTINSPAYNTDGTSASFTQLELDRIYLMWQQVAEDFAPFNVNVTTQEPSPDKITRTTSSDQTFGTRVIITQDNFANCGCGGFAYLRIFDDYGSNGDYYKPAFVFNSSVVGAGEAITHEAGHNLGLSHDGQSDGTSYYQGHGSGATGWAPIMGVGYYRELVQWSKGEYPQANQQQDDIQVIQNYGAPLMLDDHGDSIANASALSETPNGDTTTLDGNGLIRRRDDMDMFSFTAGAGSFTLNISPSAVSPNLDILAQLYNSSGTLIASNNPSSSLPAAISGSFASGGEYYLKVDGTGKGELSTGYSDYGSLGWYTINGSVQNDGNLQSPTAAVSVGYVPGYAPITAFFNGSASTDDIGITDYSWNFGDGGVGSGVSPSHEYLAPGVYNVTLTVTDTDNLTDSDTLAISVVNRSPIAIANADSYSGTAPHSVQFYSTGSKDQDDLGTITYAWLFGDGNGSTSANPSHLYAAQGTYTPSLTVTDNLGVQDSVTLSDISISPPAYLDQYAQGEILGSGTVGGNYTDTFDNSSAQTIRERESGGRKSSRYSYLLHTWLFNVSSGNTVTIHLNAWMTGSSDSDQMRFSYSVNGADYVEFTRVQNTDNVGLKSFFMPQGSSGDVRIRVEDTNHTPGRRGLDTVYIQQLYISSETLLDGDVPATPSMQTATPISSSQIDIAWTETSENESGFNIERSTDQSSWSSAGSVGANVTTFSDSGLLAGTTYYYRISAFNGYGSSLESNTVSATTDAASPISLTATGRKVKGIKHIDLQWYQYPDVDIYFDNADAVTFSAESSEPYGYDLNTGLKGGGNHSIQVCNAGGGDCSEVVTVIF
- a CDS encoding S8 family serine peptidase — translated: MKLSKIAGAIIALTVSVSTTAKADDDRYIIQVDNNNKGIVKALANKLGAQIHVDGNGFISATFAGKDLLQVKGLLNNPHIKLVEADQRRHLMSAFSDDAGNPMTEQVTPYAVYQSQADQLTFNANAGMKVCIIDSGLDSSNGDFEWNNISGDNDSGTGNWNDHGGPHGTHVAGTVAAADNGFGVVGMAPGADLHIIKVFNEDGWGYSSDLAKAADLCSAAGANIISMSLGGGGSNSTESNAFQAFTDAGGLVVAAAGNDGNNVRSYPAGYPSVMMIGANDADNNIADFSQFPTCLSGRGKRAKDDETICVEVTAGGVDTLSTYPAGMATSANMTADGVAYASSAMENSGAVNGSTYYMGTAEATDGGANGNICVIDRGVISFHDKVANCEGSGGVGAIIINNEAGMLYATLGDTNTTSIPAVGAAFEDRAALLAAGSANIDIGTSDFGFMSGTSMATPAVSGLAALVWSNHNECTGTEIREALKATAMDSGAAGKDDYFGYGIVKAAAADAYLTANGCAGNGGGTEPGGDFTLSASGYKSKGVKKVDLSFSGAAGSNVDVYRNGSMITTTSASSTYTDSITSKGGGSYTYKACDEGTSTCTGEQTVNF
- a CDS encoding DUF2461 domain-containing protein translates to MFSQESFSFLSLLASNNEREWFKSHQARYEDEVRTPALKFIEAMQPHIVSLSPRLTAVPKKVGGSLMRPQRDARFSKDKTPYKTNVGIQFRHFQGKDVHAPGLYLHIANEGCFLGAGIWHPDSKALNKIRTCLDENPNAYKKALAQLRAGGFEMEGDSLVRPPRGYDKAHPMLEELKRKDFIAIKNIDAKQIYDKDFVNWCANEFKQTQKLMGYLCFALDLDY
- a CDS encoding glutathione S-transferase family protein; amino-acid sequence: MIELYTAATPNGHKISIALEEMGLDYQVIHIDLMAGEQKRPEFIAINPNGRIPAIIDRGNDDFTVFESGAILLYLAEKTGKFLPANPKERSQATQWLMFQMGGVGPMMGQANVFYRYFQEKIPAAIVRYQHESRRLFEVMNNQLADNRYIAGDQYTIADMATWPWVRTYEWSGVDITGLTHLQRWIEELALRPASQKGIVTPPSSELSEEELAKEIRKMVTE